A single window of Anaerocolumna chitinilytica DNA harbors:
- a CDS encoding HPr family phosphocarrier protein, whose amino-acid sequence MKTFDYTVKDELGIHARPAGLLVRSASTFKSSITLKKGDKEADLKRLFAVMGLSVKKADTVTVVINGEDEDEALKAIKQFFESNL is encoded by the coding sequence ATGAAAACATTCGATTACACTGTTAAAGATGAATTGGGAATTCATGCAAGACCTGCAGGTTTATTGGTAAGAAGTGCGTCAACGTTCAAATCATCCATCACTTTAAAAAAAGGTGACAAAGAAGCTGACCTAAAGCGTCTTTTTGCCGTTATGGGCCTGTCCGTTAAGAAAGCTGATACCGTAACCGTAGTCATTAACGGCGAAGACGAAGACGAAGCACTAAAAGCAATAAAGCAGTTTTTTGAAAGTAATTTATAA
- a CDS encoding sensor histidine kinase produces MPFTVKKNQPISLKKALLFVTVVCWTVPIIVFMVFMLSYYRNNIIQKTQALMVESLKNYTTFHSQKLNEAIESSKKISYDLVLEKAWNKYKNGEFTEAGFYKEVIGNLKSKYINDNRFVMSTFYLSDNTDKLYYASREQASTVQIYIRDVKRYAETITSENSSDAHVKIMNGKIYIIRNLYTTRNYTKFGTLVLELNEDKFFDGININKNYDLGFFVDDTDEMILYNNQLKEPDEKTVLKDLKKEFLRKNNRRTIKAEDKVYQGILYQQKFDDYYYGIVLIANKDVIFSEIRVMNSVILLNILIIIPVFIYMLYFISHNITKPMERMVKASKNIEGGNFGWQIKGDVMPNQEFKYLSDSFNKMSSEVKYLFDYAYKEQLARKEAKILALQSQINPHFLNNTLEMMNWQARMAGDDAVSKMIEALAVLLNQSMGRENRKLISLAEELKGAEAYIYITSMRFGDRIRFEKDIDERLMQVQLPQLILQPLLENAVVHGAYTVQGGVINFYVYQEEDKVILKIINTGSFSEEEEKKVQALLDSDNTGSVEGKGKHTSLGIRNVNERIKLIFGEDYGLSIHSVDGKVISAITIPWSSEEDKSI; encoded by the coding sequence ATGCCGTTTACAGTGAAAAAGAATCAGCCCATATCATTAAAGAAAGCACTGCTTTTTGTGACCGTTGTATGCTGGACGGTTCCTATCATTGTCTTTATGGTGTTCATGTTATCCTATTACCGGAATAATATTATACAGAAAACCCAGGCTTTGATGGTGGAAAGTCTTAAGAACTATACCACTTTTCATAGTCAGAAGCTCAACGAAGCAATCGAAAGCTCTAAGAAGATATCCTATGACCTGGTACTGGAAAAGGCATGGAATAAATATAAAAATGGTGAATTCACGGAGGCAGGTTTCTATAAAGAAGTAATCGGAAATTTAAAGAGCAAGTATATAAATGATAACCGCTTTGTCATGTCAACCTTTTATCTTTCAGATAATACAGATAAGCTTTATTATGCTTCAAGGGAACAGGCAAGCACCGTTCAGATTTATATCAGAGATGTGAAACGGTATGCAGAAACGATTACCAGTGAGAATTCATCCGATGCTCATGTAAAGATAATGAACGGAAAAATCTATATCATCCGGAATCTCTATACCACCAGAAATTATACGAAATTTGGAACACTGGTACTGGAGTTGAACGAGGATAAATTCTTTGATGGAATTAATATTAATAAGAATTATGATCTGGGGTTTTTTGTAGACGATACAGATGAGATGATATTATATAATAATCAATTGAAGGAACCGGATGAGAAGACAGTCTTAAAGGACCTGAAAAAAGAGTTCTTACGAAAGAATAATAGGAGAACTATAAAAGCTGAGGATAAAGTATATCAGGGAATCCTATACCAGCAGAAGTTTGATGATTACTATTATGGAATAGTTCTGATAGCCAACAAAGATGTTATCTTCAGTGAGATAAGAGTTATGAACAGCGTTATCCTTTTAAATATCCTGATTATTATACCTGTTTTTATATATATGCTGTACTTTATATCCCATAACATTACAAAACCCATGGAGAGGATGGTAAAGGCATCAAAGAATATCGAAGGCGGTAATTTTGGCTGGCAGATTAAGGGCGATGTTATGCCTAATCAGGAATTTAAATATCTCTCAGATTCCTTTAATAAGATGTCTTCGGAAGTAAAATATCTCTTTGATTATGCATATAAGGAACAGCTGGCCAGAAAGGAAGCGAAAATACTAGCCCTGCAGTCCCAAATAAATCCTCATTTTCTTAATAATACCTTAGAGATGATGAATTGGCAGGCAAGAATGGCAGGAGACGATGCCGTATCCAAAATGATAGAAGCCCTGGCGGTTCTATTGAACCAGAGCATGGGCAGAGAGAACCGGAAGCTCATATCCCTGGCAGAGGAATTAAAGGGAGCAGAAGCTTATATTTATATTACCTCCATGCGATTTGGAGACCGCATTCGATTCGAAAAAGATATTGACGAAAGATTAATGCAGGTTCAGCTGCCGCAGCTTATATTACAGCCTCTTCTTGAAAATGCTGTGGTACACGGTGCCTACACGGTGCAGGGGGGAGTCATTAATTTCTATGTGTACCAGGAGGAAGATAAGGTAATCTTAAAGATTATTAACACCGGCAGTTTCTCAGAGGAAGAGGAAAAGAAGGTGCAGGCACTCTTAGACAGTGATAATACCGGTTCCGTGGAGGGAAAGGGTAAGCATACCTCTCTTGGAATAAGAAATGTCAACGAACGTATTAAACTTATATTTGGGGAGGATTACGGCTTAAGCATCCATTCGGTGGATGGCAAAGTAATTTCAGCTATTACAATCCCCTGGAGCAGTGAGGAGGATAAGAGTATATAG
- a CDS encoding ABC transporter substrate-binding protein — protein MKKRAKWSVSFLAMVLTFFCTACSNTGSNITDISGDTGATPADENNPVTLTTVSMYGGTDPNASNYQTIISKFMEDYPYITVEDDSQVSDQDWKTRIAADFAVGNEPDVIQYFTDANASDVLAADKFVTINEVRTEYPDYAKDTLPSALKAAANPDGIERAVPTTGYWEGLFCNKDLFKKYGLELPTTWFNMLRAIETFKENNIVPIAVSLNNVPHYLVEYLILSAAGPDSYRQIPKTVPKEWCEGLAMFKTLRDMGAFPKDTDTIDNDLAGELFKSKRAAMKVDGSWFLGSIPDQQNTVVVAYPVIPGGRARSTDMVGGISSGFYITKKAWLDTDKRDAAVKFVMANTSKEAVTKYWGGNGSAAVAADPIKNLTPLSRSGLKYSSEATSVSTPIDSRLSQEAYNTLIAGIVDISTGVKTPEELLKEVFAINVKQ, from the coding sequence ATGAAAAAAAGGGCTAAATGGTCCGTATCATTTTTAGCCATGGTTTTAACCTTTTTCTGTACTGCTTGCAGCAACACCGGCAGCAACATAACGGATATCAGCGGAGATACAGGGGCAACACCGGCTGATGAAAATAATCCGGTAACTCTAACTACGGTATCAATGTATGGTGGGACGGACCCTAATGCATCCAATTACCAGACAATTATCAGTAAGTTCATGGAGGATTATCCCTATATTACCGTGGAGGATGATTCCCAGGTTTCCGATCAGGACTGGAAGACGAGAATTGCAGCCGACTTTGCTGTAGGAAATGAACCGGATGTAATACAGTATTTTACGGATGCCAATGCAAGTGATGTGCTGGCAGCTGATAAATTCGTAACGATAAATGAAGTAAGAACAGAATATCCTGATTATGCCAAAGACACATTACCAAGTGCCTTAAAGGCGGCGGCTAATCCTGACGGTATTGAACGGGCGGTACCCACAACCGGTTATTGGGAAGGACTATTCTGCAATAAAGATTTATTTAAAAAATATGGCCTTGAGCTTCCTACAACGTGGTTCAATATGTTAAGAGCCATTGAAACCTTTAAAGAAAATAATATTGTACCCATTGCGGTGTCTTTGAATAATGTACCCCATTATCTGGTGGAATATCTAATTCTCTCAGCGGCCGGTCCTGACAGTTATAGGCAGATACCAAAGACCGTACCCAAAGAATGGTGTGAAGGACTTGCAATGTTTAAGACCTTAAGGGATATGGGAGCATTCCCGAAAGATACCGACACCATTGACAATGACCTTGCCGGCGAACTTTTTAAGTCCAAGCGTGCAGCTATGAAGGTAGATGGCTCATGGTTTCTTGGCAGTATCCCGGATCAGCAAAATACCGTTGTGGTTGCATATCCGGTAATACCCGGCGGGAGGGCACGAAGTACAGATATGGTGGGGGGTATCTCATCGGGCTTTTATATTACAAAGAAAGCCTGGCTTGATACAGATAAGAGAGATGCTGCTGTCAAGTTTGTGATGGCAAATACCAGTAAGGAAGCGGTTACAAAGTATTGGGGAGGTAATGGAAGTGCTGCCGTAGCAGCCGACCCTATTAAGAATCTGACACCTCTATCCCGCTCAGGACTTAAGTACAGCAGTGAAGCAACAAGTGTTTCAACACCCATTGATTCCAGACTGTCTCAGGAAGCTTATAATACATTGATTGCCGGTATTGTCGATATTTCTACCGGAGTAAAAACACCGGAAGAACTTCTGAAAGAAGTATTTGCTATCAATGTGAAGCAATAA
- a CDS encoding carbohydrate ABC transporter permease: MLYKKKLPLLLFLVPGLALILIFLYEPFLENIINSFYDMTSFVKIPGSEWKFIGLENYKKLLTEDRFRISLLNSIKMMGLTVTFQVGIALIFAILVSWLKRGQNFFRTVYFFPIVISATAIGLIFKLFYNYNGGMFNQVLAVFGQEPVNWLAPGRAFFMIAVPTLWSYVGFYFVILLTGINNIPEDLYEAARVDGCSKARQVIHITIPLLRGVLCTCIMLAVTGALKVFDLPWVIAPKGAPQGKTHFLGTYMYEQTFSIGNIDYGSAIAFTIVIFGFIVSLIVSKLLKPDANL, from the coding sequence ATGCTCTACAAGAAGAAACTGCCCCTGCTCCTCTTTCTGGTGCCGGGACTTGCCCTGATACTCATATTCTTATATGAACCATTTCTGGAAAATATTATTAACAGCTTCTACGATATGACCTCCTTTGTTAAAATTCCAGGAAGTGAGTGGAAATTTATCGGACTGGAGAATTATAAGAAACTGCTTACGGAGGACAGATTCCGCATTTCTTTGTTGAATTCTATAAAGATGATGGGGCTGACTGTCACTTTTCAGGTGGGAATAGCTCTTATATTTGCAATATTGGTGAGCTGGCTGAAAAGAGGACAGAACTTCTTTCGTACGGTATATTTTTTTCCCATCGTAATCTCAGCGACAGCCATAGGATTGATATTTAAGCTTTTTTATAATTATAACGGGGGAATGTTCAATCAGGTATTAGCAGTCTTTGGACAGGAGCCGGTTAACTGGCTGGCACCTGGCAGGGCTTTTTTTATGATAGCAGTTCCAACACTTTGGAGTTATGTGGGCTTTTATTTTGTAATTCTCTTAACTGGAATAAACAATATTCCGGAGGACTTGTATGAAGCGGCAAGAGTAGACGGCTGTTCGAAGGCAAGACAGGTTATACATATTACCATTCCCTTATTACGGGGAGTACTATGCACCTGTATTATGCTGGCTGTAACCGGTGCCTTAAAAGTGTTTGACCTTCCCTGGGTCATTGCACCAAAGGGAGCACCACAAGGGAAGACACATTTTCTTGGAACTTATATGTATGAACAGACTTTTTCAATTGGAAATATTGATTATGGGTCTGCCATTGCATTTACTATCGTTATATTTGGATTTATAGTATCGTTGATTGTTAGTAAACTTCTTAAACCTGATGCAAATTTGTAG
- a CDS encoding carbohydrate ABC transporter permease, whose amino-acid sequence MKRGTKIKEIKDSAHKENLLKELHIGKIIIYLILAIWTVTTIYPFVWVIGNSFKPSAEVVNTSFSLPKEFTISNYTNAFSKQDILQSYKNSLVISGTVMVVTMILGTMMAFAMTRYHFRGKAIVSGILLSSLMIPVFSTIIPVFKWMGEFGLLNLPISVILPQIAGNLSFATVVMMGFLWGLPLEMEEAAYMEGAGVRKVFIHIIVPICRPSMATVAIFCFLWSYNDLITQLIMIRKRTKFPVGALLNEISSKYGTDYGLMTASVTLIIVPVLIIYVFLQKYIMKGLTAGALKE is encoded by the coding sequence TTGAAGCGCGGGACGAAAATAAAGGAAATTAAGGACTCCGCCCATAAGGAGAACCTCCTGAAAGAGCTCCATATCGGGAAAATAATAATATATCTAATACTGGCGATATGGACAGTCACCACGATATATCCCTTTGTATGGGTTATCGGCAATTCCTTTAAGCCCTCTGCAGAAGTTGTTAATACCTCTTTTAGCCTGCCCAAGGAATTTACGATATCCAACTATACCAATGCTTTTAGTAAACAGGACATACTTCAATCTTATAAAAACAGCCTTGTAATATCTGGTACAGTTATGGTAGTTACTATGATTCTTGGTACTATGATGGCATTTGCCATGACAAGATATCACTTTAGGGGGAAAGCCATTGTAAGCGGGATTCTTCTCTCGAGTCTTATGATTCCGGTTTTTTCAACTATAATACCTGTATTTAAGTGGATGGGAGAGTTTGGCCTTCTAAATCTTCCAATCAGTGTCATACTTCCCCAGATTGCCGGCAATTTAAGTTTTGCAACAGTGGTAATGATGGGATTTTTATGGGGGCTGCCCCTTGAGATGGAAGAAGCAGCTTATATGGAAGGAGCAGGCGTGCGGAAAGTATTTATACATATTATCGTACCAATATGCAGACCTTCTATGGCTACTGTAGCTATCTTTTGCTTTTTATGGTCTTACAATGATTTAATTACTCAGCTTATTATGATAAGAAAGCGTACAAAATTCCCGGTAGGTGCCTTATTAAATGAAATCAGTTCGAAGTACGGAACAGACTATGGGCTGATGACAGCAAGTGTGACGCTTATTATTGTTCCGGTTCTCATAATATATGTGTTCTTGCAGAAATACATCATGAAAGGATTGACAGCAGGAGCTCTCAAGGAATAG